The following are encoded in a window of Dehalobacter sp. 12DCB1 genomic DNA:
- a CDS encoding U32 family peptidase: MINIFKKKQTISLKSLPREMVFSVPLLFDFDYIKQLSNLNSKNTKYKIHSAYNSLPYTSYAKSGFEHGRSVNFQENSKILTLEDLRPYIQELDKNNIEFIYLMNSISTISLYDFESNIPQFKQFVSHLADIGVRSITVGSQLLADFLKEEFNGLSVNASTMMDIRSITQAKYVVENLGISNIIPASDLNKDFAFIESFKKLFPETGLELMADEACIYGCPTKNIHYTLFGRQENIHRCSPVFREFPKFICDRITGCNPAIQMVLNRIIYPWELTELEKAGANSIKLVGRDHPKPELLNKIRAYMIGATDKEYALNEFYNTYNSRFMNTAFSQYGTLRMNKVIEYMPDINHFIKNKPQCSSQCGAACDYCFHKAALIEKYVLAKNTTNNLSCAAGD; this comes from the coding sequence ATGATCAATATATTTAAGAAAAAACAAACCATTTCTCTAAAGAGCCTGCCAAGAGAAATGGTTTTTTCTGTTCCTTTATTATTCGATTTCGATTATATAAAGCAGTTATCTAATCTCAACAGCAAAAACACAAAGTATAAAATTCATTCTGCTTATAACAGTCTCCCTTACACTTCTTATGCCAAGTCAGGTTTTGAACATGGCCGGTCTGTTAATTTTCAGGAAAACAGCAAAATACTTACCTTAGAGGATTTAAGGCCGTATATCCAAGAGCTCGATAAGAATAATATCGAGTTCATTTATTTAATGAATAGCATTTCAACCATTTCGCTTTATGATTTCGAATCCAATATCCCTCAGTTCAAGCAGTTTGTCAGCCATCTTGCCGATATAGGCGTTAGAAGCATAACCGTGGGCAGCCAGCTTCTGGCTGATTTTTTAAAGGAAGAATTCAATGGGTTATCTGTCAATGCTTCAACGATGATGGATATCCGTTCGATCACCCAAGCAAAGTATGTTGTTGAAAATTTAGGAATTTCCAATATTATTCCTGCTTCTGATCTGAATAAAGATTTTGCTTTTATCGAGTCATTTAAAAAGTTATTTCCGGAAACCGGTTTAGAACTTATGGCAGATGAAGCTTGTATCTATGGCTGCCCTACAAAGAATATTCATTATACTCTGTTTGGCAGGCAGGAAAATATTCATCGATGCAGCCCGGTCTTCCGTGAATTTCCGAAGTTTATCTGTGACCGAATAACAGGCTGTAACCCCGCTATTCAAATGGTTCTAAACAGAATAATTTATCCTTGGGAATTAACTGAATTAGAAAAAGCCGGAGCTAATAGTATTAAGCTAGTTGGCAGGGACCATCCAAAGCCCGAATTATTAAATAAGATTCGGGCTTACATGATTGGAGCAACGGACAAAGAATATGCGCTCAACGAGTTTTACAATACTTATAACTCTCGTTTTATGAACACAGCGTTCAGTCAATATGGGACTTTAAGAATGAATAAAGTCATTGAATACATGCCTGATATTAACCATTTTATAAAAAATAAACCGCAGTGTTCTTCCCAGTGCGGTGCTGCCTGTGATTACTGCTTTCATAAAGCCGCTTTGATTGAAAAATATGTGCTGGCCAAAAATACAACAAATAATCTATCTTGTGCTGCAGGTGATTGA
- a CDS encoding radical SAM protein, translated as MNIMLNNYCNLKCSYCFANCDPKNKVNISDEYYAYILDFFKRSGHSELRLLGGEPTLHPKFEQWVNDGIKDPFFHKIQLFSNALALDQKLSHSIVHPKVSFLINLNGPKVIGENIYSKTVNNVENMVFEYRRRNIEPRVTLGINIFEPHFDYSYIIEESKKLNLKTIRYSITVPSNNNQAGTLQHYESYVPRLVEFLDSCHENGIMPHIDCNNPPKCIFSNEELVNFIYSGFDLVHREMCRPVMDIRPDLSVARCFVFEDYLSVNIKDFDTVAKIQEFFIREIDSKRFFNPAFKECGGCRFWQEKKCQGGCLGYNIQNKSA; from the coding sequence ATGAATATAATGTTAAATAACTATTGCAACTTAAAGTGTTCCTATTGTTTTGCAAACTGTGACCCCAAAAACAAGGTTAATATCTCAGATGAATATTACGCTTACATTCTTGACTTCTTTAAAAGATCCGGGCATTCGGAATTAAGGCTTCTAGGGGGGGAGCCAACCTTGCACCCGAAATTCGAGCAATGGGTTAATGACGGAATTAAAGATCCTTTCTTTCATAAGATTCAATTATTTTCTAATGCCCTTGCTCTGGATCAGAAGTTGAGCCATTCCATTGTCCACCCCAAAGTATCTTTCTTAATTAATCTTAATGGCCCAAAAGTAATCGGCGAAAACATATATAGCAAAACTGTCAATAATGTTGAAAATATGGTTTTCGAATACCGAAGAAGAAATATCGAGCCTCGTGTAACGCTCGGTATTAATATTTTTGAGCCTCATTTTGATTACAGTTATATTATTGAAGAGAGCAAGAAGTTAAACTTAAAAACCATTCGTTATAGTATCACGGTCCCGTCTAATAATAATCAAGCCGGGACTCTTCAGCATTATGAAAGTTATGTCCCTCGTTTGGTCGAGTTCTTGGACTCATGTCATGAAAATGGAATTATGCCCCATATAGACTGTAACAACCCTCCAAAGTGTATCTTTTCAAATGAGGAACTTGTTAATTTCATTTATTCCGGTTTTGACCTTGTTCATAGAGAAATGTGTCGGCCGGTAATGGATATACGACCGGATTTAAGTGTAGCGCGTTGTTTTGTCTTTGAGGATTATCTTTCCGTAAATATTAAAGATTTCGATACCGTTGCGAAAATTCAAGAATTCTTTATTCGTGAGATCGATAGCAAACGTTTTTTTAATCCCGCCTTTAAAGAATGTGGTGGGTGTAGATTCTGGCAGGAGAAGAAATGCCAGGGTGGATGTTTAGGTTACAATATTCAGAACAAATCAGCCTAG
- a CDS encoding HD domain-containing phosphohydrolase has protein sequence MSDVIYLRDLRHAIRVANMSKRLADFLSLSEEDKSKYYISSLFHDLGKSFLSQDIVNKPGNLTSEERRHIETHSILSYKEVKKIGYPEEIAINILYHHENFDGTGYPYGRKGQFIPLGARIIRITDTFDALTSDRSYRRAMKAETAFEIMKRQKEFYDPELYKLFYLLYTKNEF, from the coding sequence ATGTCGGATGTAATATATTTAAGGGATCTCAGACACGCTATTAGAGTCGCAAATATGAGTAAACGCCTAGCTGATTTTTTAAGTTTATCGGAAGAAGATAAAAGTAAGTATTATATATCCTCATTATTTCATGATTTAGGTAAATCTTTTTTATCCCAGGATATTGTAAATAAACCAGGTAATTTAACAAGTGAAGAAAGAAGGCATATTGAGACCCACTCTATTTTGAGTTACAAAGAAGTAAAAAAAATTGGTTATCCGGAAGAAATAGCAATTAATATCTTGTACCATCATGAAAACTTTGATGGAACCGGATACCCTTATGGACGTAAAGGGCAATTCATCCCTTTAGGAGCAAGAATTATAAGGATCACAGATACTTTCGATGCTTTAACAAGTGATAGATCTTATCGTAGGGCTATGAAAGCAGAAACTGCATTTGAAATTATGAAAAGGCAAAAAGAATTTTATGATCCGGAACTTTATAAACTTTTTTACCTTTTATACACTAAGAATGAATTTTAG
- a CDS encoding ATP-binding protein: MKSVNLLSLINANKDLQETVFELYKDNFAIKIKDNELNDLELFVSNIFASTNKLIVFDEFFVGFTINQISKEFDLLRFGKNYIINIELKNETTNEKIQKQLNKNKYYLSFLGVEVYCFTFVAGINKLFILKDDGSIEETDLNYLITLLYKQELAYIEDVNKLFDPTNYLVSPFNSTEAFINNRYFLTDHQERIKNEIAKLCASPGNAYISIHGSAGTGKTLLTYDIAKEYISNSNKILIIHCGSLNSGQYLLKTAHKWPITSIKLYKDYDLKTYDIIFIDETQRIYTHQLDDILEEIKDNNTKIIFSYDSQQTLSSYEIRNNIPKYISKKLSPHEFRLTEKIRTNKEIASFIKNLFDLSKKNPNQNYENIDIQYFTDPEDAKKYIGYLDNKGWKVINFTPSRYHTYPYEKYQKNDEDNAHKVIGQEYDNVVAVIDRHFYYKDGKLNTWGYSTTPYYHPTKMLFQIVTRTRKKLSIIIINNERLLDQCLRILQNKV; this comes from the coding sequence TTGAAATCTGTTAATTTATTGTCTTTGATTAATGCAAACAAAGATCTGCAAGAAACGGTTTTTGAGTTATACAAAGATAATTTTGCAATAAAAATTAAAGATAACGAATTAAATGATTTGGAGCTTTTTGTGAGTAATATTTTTGCTAGCACTAATAAGCTGATAGTATTTGATGAATTTTTTGTGGGATTTACAATAAACCAAATCAGTAAGGAGTTTGACCTTTTAAGGTTTGGCAAAAATTACATAATTAATATTGAGCTAAAAAATGAGACAACTAATGAAAAGATCCAAAAACAACTCAATAAGAATAAGTATTATTTGAGTTTTTTAGGAGTAGAAGTCTATTGTTTTACCTTTGTTGCTGGAATCAATAAGCTATTTATACTAAAAGACGATGGCAGCATCGAAGAAACCGACCTTAATTATTTAATTACTTTATTATATAAGCAGGAACTAGCGTATATCGAAGACGTAAACAAACTGTTCGATCCAACTAATTATTTAGTGTCTCCATTTAACTCAACCGAAGCATTTATTAATAATAGATATTTTTTAACCGATCATCAAGAAAGGATTAAGAATGAAATAGCAAAATTATGCGCTAGTCCGGGTAATGCTTATATCTCAATACATGGATCTGCCGGAACCGGTAAAACGCTTTTGACTTATGATATCGCAAAAGAATACATATCCAATTCAAATAAGATTTTAATAATTCATTGTGGAAGTTTAAATAGCGGTCAATATTTGCTAAAGACGGCACATAAATGGCCAATTACTTCAATTAAATTATATAAAGATTATGACCTGAAAACATATGATATCATATTTATTGATGAAACCCAGAGAATATATACGCACCAATTGGATGATATATTAGAAGAAATAAAAGATAATAACACTAAAATTATCTTTTCTTATGATTCTCAGCAAACCTTGTCATCATATGAAATAAGAAATAATATACCAAAATACATTTCGAAAAAACTTTCACCGCACGAATTCAGATTAACCGAAAAAATTAGAACGAACAAAGAGATCGCTTCATTTATTAAAAATTTGTTCGATCTTTCAAAGAAGAATCCGAATCAAAATTACGAGAATATTGATATCCAATATTTTACTGATCCAGAAGATGCGAAGAAGTATATTGGTTATCTTGATAATAAAGGATGGAAGGTTATTAATTTTACTCCATCAAGATACCATACATACCCATATGAAAAGTATCAAAAAAACGACGAAGATAATGCGCATAAAGTAATTGGACAAGAATACGATAATGTGGTCGCCGTAATTGATCGACATTTTTATTACAAGGACGGGAAATTAAATACTTGGGGTTATTCTACAACTCCTTATTATCATCCAACAAAAATGCTTTTTCAAATCGTAACCAGAACAAGAAAAAAGCTTTCTATTATAATAATCAATAATGAAAGATTACTTGATCAATGTTTAAGGATATTACAAAACAAAGTTTAG
- a CDS encoding UvrD-helicase domain-containing protein yields MNNKLIIAAAGSGKTTYIVEQALMVKHSKVLITTFTEANSKEILKKFIEVNGAVPPNVMIQTWFSFLLQHGVKPFQGVLTEHRINGILLVNTKSAVKYFFRGKPICFPETDVNMHYFDPQYRLYTDKLSKFAFRCNERTNGDVIKRICKIYQYIFIDEIQDMAGYDLDLIKCLMQNADNLLMVGDPRQVTYHTHDEQKNKSYINGAIDKYIQEKCEGISCKIDISSLKHSYRNNNKICIFANSIFPEYEACESKSDKTSEHDGVFLLKSSDVDEYLKKFRPVQLRDSVKTLVNINYPAINIGESKGLTFERVLLYATKPMTDWMRNHSTSLKDQSKSKFYVAVTRAKFSTAIVFDYRDNETIEGCEKY; encoded by the coding sequence ATGAATAATAAGTTGATTATTGCTGCGGCAGGCTCGGGGAAAACAACATATATCGTAGAACAAGCACTTATGGTTAAACATTCAAAAGTGTTGATTACCACTTTCACCGAAGCAAACAGTAAAGAGATACTAAAGAAATTCATTGAAGTTAACGGTGCGGTTCCGCCAAATGTCATGATACAAACATGGTTTTCTTTTCTGTTACAGCATGGCGTAAAACCTTTTCAAGGGGTGCTAACGGAACATAGAATAAACGGTATTTTGTTGGTAAATACAAAATCAGCGGTTAAATATTTCTTTAGGGGTAAACCGATTTGCTTTCCCGAGACCGATGTTAATATGCATTATTTTGATCCCCAGTACAGACTATATACCGATAAATTATCGAAATTTGCTTTTCGTTGTAACGAAAGAACAAATGGTGATGTGATAAAGAGAATCTGTAAAATCTATCAATATATTTTTATTGATGAGATTCAGGATATGGCTGGTTATGACTTGGATTTGATCAAGTGTTTAATGCAAAATGCAGACAATTTATTGATGGTAGGAGATCCTCGCCAAGTTACATATCACACACATGATGAGCAAAAAAACAAATCATATATTAACGGTGCAATAGATAAATATATTCAAGAAAAATGCGAAGGAATATCGTGTAAAATCGACATATCTTCACTTAAACACTCTTATAGAAATAATAATAAAATTTGTATATTTGCAAACAGCATTTTTCCGGAATATGAGGCTTGTGAGTCAAAGAGCGACAAAACTAGCGAACATGACGGAGTTTTTTTATTAAAATCATCTGATGTGGATGAATATTTGAAGAAGTTTAGACCGGTACAGCTAAGAGATAGCGTTAAAACACTAGTAAATATTAATTATCCCGCTATTAACATCGGTGAATCAAAAGGGCTAACTTTTGAAAGAGTGTTGCTTTATGCCACAAAACCAATGACTGATTGGATGAGAAACCATTCTACAAGTTTGAAAGACCAAAGCAAATCGAAATTTTATGTTGCCGTAACAAGGGCAAAATTCAGTACTGCAATAGTTTTTGATTATAGAGATAATGAAACTATTGAAGGATGTGAAAAGTATTAA
- a CDS encoding AAA family ATPase, which translates to MSIRKIRICNFKCFKGEFILEVNEGINILVGNNEAGKSTILEAINIALTGLYNGRHIKTELSQYMFNNEVISNYIESISKGEKVLPPSFIIELYFSEGTCPLFEGNGNAEKTKAEGLMLKVEYNEKYNDEYESLITSRDLLSLPIEYYDVVWESFARQAITSKGILMKCAMIDSTSSRFQNGSDVYISRIIRNLLDSDDITHVAQAHRKMKENFMSDSSIAEINKKINTLPSITKKKIELSVELGTKSAWESSLITQLDSIPFSNIGKGEQCVVKTELALSHKKAQEANIILLEEPECHLSHTKLNQLISAIEAKYNEKQIIISTHSSFVANKLGLDNILLLNQQKAIRFSNLKSNEFFKKIAGYDTLRLILCESAILVEGDSDELVVQRAYMDLHDGRLPIQDGIDVISVGTSFLRFLEIADLLYKQVTVVTDNDGDIEAINKKYVNYIGENLKPYVKLCVDLNVDTGSLVIGKQAYNYNTLEPKLLKANNLTLFNKVLGTSYKKEDDLRIYMKNEKTECALKIFSSSEKINYPDYISKAVKDNE; encoded by the coding sequence ATGTCTATAAGAAAAATTCGGATATGTAATTTTAAGTGCTTTAAAGGCGAATTTATTCTTGAAGTTAATGAAGGTATTAATATTCTTGTTGGAAATAACGAAGCGGGAAAATCAACGATCCTAGAAGCTATAAATATTGCTCTTACGGGTTTATATAATGGTAGACATATTAAGACGGAATTGTCGCAGTATATGTTCAATAATGAAGTTATATCTAATTATATTGAATCAATAAGCAAAGGTGAAAAAGTATTGCCTCCGAGCTTTATTATAGAACTATATTTTTCTGAAGGTACATGCCCTTTGTTTGAAGGCAATGGAAATGCTGAAAAAACGAAAGCTGAAGGACTTATGCTCAAAGTTGAGTATAACGAAAAATACAATGATGAGTATGAATCCTTAATTACTTCACGCGATTTGTTAAGTTTGCCGATTGAATATTATGACGTGGTTTGGGAGTCATTTGCACGGCAAGCAATTACTAGCAAGGGTATTTTGATGAAATGTGCCATGATCGACTCAACAAGTAGCAGGTTTCAGAATGGTTCAGATGTCTATATTTCAAGAATCATAAGGAATCTATTGGATTCTGATGATATTACTCATGTGGCGCAGGCTCATAGAAAAATGAAAGAAAACTTCATGAGTGACAGTTCGATAGCAGAGATCAATAAAAAAATTAATACACTGCCATCAATTACAAAAAAGAAAATCGAACTGAGTGTTGAACTGGGAACCAAAAGTGCTTGGGAAAGTAGCTTGATAACCCAACTTGATAGCATCCCGTTTAGCAATATCGGCAAGGGCGAACAATGCGTCGTCAAAACGGAATTAGCCTTATCGCACAAGAAAGCTCAAGAAGCAAATATTATTTTACTTGAGGAGCCTGAATGCCATCTTTCACATACAAAACTGAATCAATTAATTTCCGCAATTGAAGCTAAGTATAATGAAAAACAAATCATTATCTCCACCCACAGTAGTTTCGTTGCAAATAAACTTGGACTTGATAATATCTTATTACTTAACCAGCAAAAAGCAATTCGGTTCTCGAACTTAAAGTCAAACGAGTTTTTCAAAAAGATTGCCGGGTATGATACGCTTCGGCTCATTTTATGTGAAAGCGCTATTTTAGTCGAAGGTGATTCGGATGAACTTGTTGTTCAAAGGGCATATATGGACTTACATGACGGTAGGCTTCCGATCCAAGACGGAATTGATGTTATTTCGGTGGGTACGTCGTTTTTGAGATTTTTAGAGATAGCCGATTTATTATATAAACAGGTTACAGTTGTCACAGATAATGATGGTGATATCGAAGCAATAAATAAAAAATATGTAAACTATATTGGGGAAAATCTGAAACCTTACGTCAAATTATGCGTGGACTTAAATGTTGATACGGGATCTTTGGTAATTGGGAAACAAGCTTATAACTACAATACGCTTGAACCAAAATTACTTAAAGCAAATAATCTTACTCTATTTAATAAAGTGTTGGGAACTTCTTACAAGAAAGAAGATGATTTGCGTATATATATGAAAAATGAAAAAACGGAATGTGCCTTAAAAATATTTTCGAGCTCCGAAAAAATTAATTATCCTGATTATATTTCAAAAGCTGTTAAAGACAATGAATAA